In the genome of Desulfolucanica intricata, the window TATCTGCCTCAAGAGCCAGGGAGGCAGCCCGTAAAGCCAGAGAGTTAACCAGAAGGAAAAATGCTCTGGAATCTACGACCCTGCCCGGTAAGTTAGCTGATTGTTCAGACCGGGATCCCAGTGGAACTGAGTTGTATATTGTAGAGGGTGATTCGGCAGGGGGTTCGGCCAAGCAGGGTAGAGATAGGAGATTTCAGGCAATACTACCATTAAGAGGTAAAATATTAAACGTAGAAAAAGCCCGCCTTGATAAAATTCTTAATAATGAGGAAATCCGGGCGCTTATAACTGCTTTAGGTACAGGTATTGCTGAGGATTTTGATATCAATAAGGCCCGCTATCACGGAATAATCATTATGACTGATGCTGACGTTGACGGTTCACATATTCGCACACTCTTATTAACTTTCTTTTATCGTTATATGCGGCCGCTTATCGAAGCAGGTTATGTTTATATTGCCCAGCCACCTTTATACCGCCTGAAGAAAGGTAAGCTGGATATGTATTTATACAGTGATCAAGAATTAGAAAAAAAATTAAATGAAATTGGCCGTCAGGGAATAAGTATTCAGAGATATAAAGGTCTTGGTGAAATGAATGCTCAGCAGTTATGGGATACCACCATGGATCCTAAAAATCGAACAATATTAAAGGTTGATTTGGAAGATGCCGCTGAGGCGGATAAGATTTTTGATACTTTAATGGGTGACCGGGTAGAACCACGAAGAAATTTTATTAATGAATATGCCAAGGAAGTACGAAATCTTGATATTTAGATTTTCCATAACAGGATATGAGGTGACTAAGATTGCCAGCCGGTAATGTTATACCAATTAATTTGAATGAAGAAATGAAACATTCATATTTGGATTATGCCATGAGTGTTATTGTAGGACGTGCTCTTCCTGATGTACGGGACGGTCTTAAGCCTGTACATAGAAGAATTCTTTATGCTATGCACGGTCTTGGCATGACTCCGGATAAGCCTCATAAAAAATGTGCGCATATTGTCGGTGAAGTATTAGCAAAATTTCACCCCCATGGGGATGCGGCTGTTTATGATGCTTTGGTAAGAATGGCTCAAGATTTTGCCAGTCGCTATACACTTGTTGACGGCCATGGAAACTTTGGTTCAGTAGATGGTGACTCCGCAGCGGCTATGCGTTATACTGAGGCCCGTATGACGAGGATAGCCACTGAAATGCTTACTGATATCGATAAAAATACCGTAGACTTTATTCCTAACTATGACGAAAGTATCGAGGAACCTACCGTTTTACCTTCCAGGGTACCAAATTTACTGATTAACGGGTCAGCCGGAATTGCCGTAGGAATGGCTACAAACATTCCTCCTCACAATCTCGGCGAGGTAATAGACGGTGTAATAATGTTAATTGAAAATCCGGATGCTGATTCCAGGGATTTAATGTCGGTGATTAAGGGACCGGATTTTCCCACTGCGGCTAAAATAATGGGTGTTGAGGGTATTATTTCCGCCTATACCACCGGTAGAGGTACAATTAAGATTAGAGCACGGGCCAACATAGAAGAAATGCCTAATAATAAAAGCCGTATAGTGGTAGATGAAATACCTTATCAAGTAAATAAAGCCCGTTTAATTGAAAAAATCGCTGAATTGGTTCGTGATAAAAAAATCGAAGGTATTTCAGATCTACGAGATGAATCAGACCGTAACGGTATGCGTATCGTTATTGAACTAAAGCGGGATGTTAACCCCCAGGTGATTTTAAACCAGTTATATAAACATACCAAGATGCAGGAGAGTTTTGGTGTAATTCTTCTGGCTCTGGTTGACGGTCAGCCGAAGATACTTAATTTAAGGGATATACTTTACTATTACTTGGAGCACCAAAAAGAAGTCATTACCCGGCGAACCCGCTATGATTTGGATAAAGCAGAAGCCAGGGCTCATATTGTTGAGGGGTTAAGAATAGCCCTGGCTAATTTAGACGAGGTTATTAAGACAATTAGAGCTTCAAAGGACACAGAAACTGCAAGGGGAGCTCTGATGTCTAAGTTTAATTTAAGCGAAAAACAGGCACAGGCAATTTTAGATATGCGCCTGCAGCGGTTAACGGGATTAGAAAGAGAAAAATTGGAACTGGAATATAAAGAGCTTATGGAGAAAATAGCTTACTTAAAGTCTGTTTTAGCTGATGAAGGAAAAGTTTTGGCTATTATTAAAGAAGAGTTACTGGAAATAAAGAAAAAATACCAGGATAAGCGCCGGACGGTTATCAGTAATGAGGAGACAAGTTTTGAAATAGAAGATTTAATACCTGAAGAAGAAATGGTAATTACGATTACCAGAAACGGGTATATAAAAAGAATACCTTTGGATACTTACCACAGTCAAAAACGGGGTGGCCGCGGTGTATCGGCTATGGATACAAAAGAAAAAGATTTTCTTAAACATTTATTTATTGCTTCCACCCACTATTACTTATTATTCTTTACCAATAAAGGGAAAGTTTATCGCTTAAAAGTACATGAAATTCCTGAAGCAGGTCGTCATTCCAAAGGTACGGCAATAATAAATTTACTTATGGTTAGTACAGATGAGAAAATAACCACAGTAATACCGATTAAAGAATTTAATAAAGATGAATTTTTATTTATGTCTACAAGAAATGGTATTGTCAAAAAAACTTCCTTAAATGAGTATAACACTTCCCGTCGTGACGGGATTATAGCTTTAACGCTGGATGAGCACGACGAACTGGTAAATGTTATTTTGACCCATGGAGAGGAAGAAATTCTTATGGGTACAAAAAATGGTTTGGCCATAAGATTTTCTGAAAAAGATGTAAGAAAAATGGGTCGAACGGCTAAAGGCGTTAAGGGAATTAGCCTTAACAAAGACGATTTTATAGTGGACATGGATGTTGTAAGAAAAGACGGTTATTTGCTGGTGGTAACTGAAAACGGTTTTGGGAAGAAAACACCTGTTGATGAGTATAGATTACAGTCCAGGGGCGGAAAAGGAATAATTAATGTTAAAACATCGGAACGCAACGGCCCTGTTGTATCTCTGTCAGTTGTTAGGCCCGATGAAGAGATTATGGTACTTAGT includes:
- the gyrA gene encoding DNA gyrase subunit A, encoding MPAGNVIPINLNEEMKHSYLDYAMSVIVGRALPDVRDGLKPVHRRILYAMHGLGMTPDKPHKKCAHIVGEVLAKFHPHGDAAVYDALVRMAQDFASRYTLVDGHGNFGSVDGDSAAAMRYTEARMTRIATEMLTDIDKNTVDFIPNYDESIEEPTVLPSRVPNLLINGSAGIAVGMATNIPPHNLGEVIDGVIMLIENPDADSRDLMSVIKGPDFPTAAKIMGVEGIISAYTTGRGTIKIRARANIEEMPNNKSRIVVDEIPYQVNKARLIEKIAELVRDKKIEGISDLRDESDRNGMRIVIELKRDVNPQVILNQLYKHTKMQESFGVILLALVDGQPKILNLRDILYYYLEHQKEVITRRTRYDLDKAEARAHIVEGLRIALANLDEVIKTIRASKDTETARGALMSKFNLSEKQAQAILDMRLQRLTGLEREKLELEYKELMEKIAYLKSVLADEGKVLAIIKEELLEIKKKYQDKRRTVISNEETSFEIEDLIPEEEMVITITRNGYIKRIPLDTYHSQKRGGRGVSAMDTKEKDFLKHLFIASTHYYLLFFTNKGKVYRLKVHEIPEAGRHSKGTAIINLLMVSTDEKITTVIPIKEFNKDEFLFMSTRNGIVKKTSLNEYNTSRRDGIIALTLDEHDELVNVILTHGEEEILMGTKNGLAIRFSEKDVRKMGRTAKGVKGISLNKDDFIVDMDVVRKDGYLLVVTENGFGKKTPVDEYRLQSRGGKGIINVKTSERNGPVVSLSVVRPDEEIMVLSADGIIIRLKVNEISTMGRATQGVTLMKVSPGDKVVAIAKVDGEED